From the genome of Rhizobacter sp. AJA081-3:
GGCCGGAATAGCCGCCGAGGTTGTTGATGTCGTCGCGCGTGTGCGCCTTGGCATTCTTCGGGTGCATGCCGGTGCCGACCCACACCATGCCGTGCTGCTGCGACAGGGTGAAGAAGTAGCTCAGCGTCGACAGCTTGTCGCCGTTGAGCGTCGCCGAGTTGGTGAAGCCGGCGGCCAGCTTGTCCTTCCAGGCCTGAGTGAACCAGGGCTTGGACGAAGCATCGGCGAACTTCTTAAACTGCCAGCTGGCAGCGCCCATGTAGGTCGGCGAGCCGAACACGATCATCGAGGCGGCCGCGAGTTGCTCCCAGCCGCCTTCGGGCAGGTTGCCTTCCGCGTCGATGGCCAGCAGCGATGCGCCGGCGGTGTAGGCCACCGCTTCGGCGATCTTCCGGGTATGGCCGTAGCCGCTGTGATAGACGATGACGATCTTGGACATGTTGTGAGCTTCAGGGTTGAGAGAGAAACGGTCAGCCGCGCGACTCACGCGGCCAGGTCGAACACCAGCACCTCGGCGCCCTGGCCTTCGGCCAGTGCGAGCCTGGACTCCTGATACAGAAGCGCCGCGTCGCCGCCGCGCAGCGGTTGGCCGTTGACGGACACCGCGCCGCGGATCACGTGAACGTAGCTGCGCCGCGCCGGGTCGAGCGGCAGTTCGAGCGATTCCGCGCCATCGAGCAGGCCCGCGTACAACGCCGCGTCGGCGTGGATGCTCACCGAGCCGTCGCGCCCGTCGGGGCTGGCGACCAGGCGCAGCCGGCCGCGCTTGTCGGCGTCCTCGAAACGCTTCTGCTCGTAGCCCGGCGCGACGCCGAGCGCATCCGGCTCGATCCAGATCTGCAGGAAGTGCGTGGTCTCATTGGCCGCGTGGTTGAATTCGCTGTGGCGCACGCCGGTGCCGGCGCTCATTCGCTGCACGTCGCCCGGGCGGATCACGCCGGCGTGGGCGCCGCCCGCCTGGCCGTTGCCCATGCTGTCCTTGTGCGCGAGCTCGCCTTCGAGCACGTAGCTGATGATCTCCATGTCGCGGTGGCCGTGCGTGCCGAAGCCGGTACCCGGCGCGATGCGGTCTTCGTTGATCACGCGCAGGTTGCCCCAGCCCATGTGCTTGGGGTCGTGGTAGTCGGCGAACGAGAAGCTGTGGAAGCTCTTCAGCCAGCCGTGGTCGGCATAACCGCGGTCGCAGGACTTGCGCAGGGTGATCATGTTGGTGCTCGGTGAATGGGTCGTGGTGGCGATGAGTCCAATGTAGGAGCCGCGCCTGCGTCGCACAGCGCTCCAGCCTTGAAGCTCGCGTTCAAATAAGATGAACCCCTGTTCGCCACCGAACCTGCCCATGCCCGACCGCCGCAACGTGCTGACCCCGGAAGCCCTCGCGATGATGGACACCATCGCGCGCACCGGCAGTTTTGCCGCGGCCGCCCGCGAGCTCGGCAAGGTGCCCTCGGCGCTGACCTACAACGTGCGCCAGCTCGAGGATGCGCTGGACGTGCTGCTGTTCGACCGCAGCTCGCGCCAGGCCCAGCTCACCGCCGCAGGCGAGGAACTGCTCACCGAAGGCCGCCGCCTGCTCATCGAAATGGATGCGGTGGCCAACCGCGTGCGAAGGGTGGCCACCGGCTGGGAGACGCAGCTGACCATCGCGGTCGACGTGGTGATGTCGCAGGTCACCATCTTCGAGCTGTGCGAAGCCTTCTATGCGCGCTGCGCCGAGCAGAATGTCGAACACGGCACGCGGCTGCGCTTGCGCAGCGAGGTGCTGGCCGGCACCTGGGAGGCGCTGATCAGCGGCCAGGCCGATCTGGCCATTGGCGTGGGCACGCAGTCGCAGCCGCCGGCGGGCATCGAGTTCGCGCTGCTCGGCGAGATGGAGTTCGTCTTCGCCGTCGCACCGCACCACCCGCTGGCCGCGCACGAGGGCCCGATCAGCGACACCGAACTGCTGCGGCACCGCGCGGTGGCGGTGGCCGATTCGGCGCTGCGCATGTCGCCGATCACGGTGAACATCCTGCCCGGCCAGGACGTGCTGACGGTGAGCAGCACGCAGGCCAAGATCGAGGCGCAGATCCGCTGCATGGGCTGCGGCTACATCCCCGAGCCGATGGCGCGCCCACATGTCGAGGCGGGCCGGCTGGTCGTCAAGGCCGTCGAGCGCACGCGGCAAGCCGCCGTGATGGGCTACGCCTGGCGTGCCGGCGTGGGCTCCAAGGGCAAGCGTGCGCCACTGGGCCTGGCGCTGCAGTGGTGGTTGAACCAGCTCGAGAGCCCGGCCACGCGGCGCGCGCTGCTGGAGCGGCACACCGGCCCCTGGGGCGGATGAACGCTGCGAGCTACGTGGGGCGTTTCGCGCCCTCGCCCACCGGGCCGCTGCACGCGGGCTCGCTGGTGGCCGCGCTGGCCTCGTGGCTCGACGCCCGTGCGCACGGCGGGCGCTGGCTGCTGCGCATCGAGGACGTCGACACGCCGCGCTGCGTGCCCGGCGCAGATACGCTGATCATCGCGCAGCTCGCAGCCTGTGGGCTGCATGCCGACGAGCCGCCCCTGTGGCAGTCGACACGCGGCGCGGCCTATCAGAACGCACTCGATCGCCTGCTCGCCGCAGGCTGGGCCTACCCCTGCAGTTGCACGCGGCGCGACATCGACCAGGCGCTGCGAGCGCGTGGCACGCCGAAGACGCGCGGCGCCGAGCTGGTCTACCCCGGCACCTGCCGCGACGGCCTGCACGGCCGCACGGCCCGCGCCGTGCGAATGCGAACTTCGCTCAGTGCGCCCGAAGAGGAATGCGAGATCGAATGGCATGACCGGCGCCTGGGCACGCAGCGCCAGCGCCTGAGCGACGCCGTCGGCGACTTCGTGCTCAAACGCGCCGACGGCCTGTGGGCCTACCAGCTCGCCGTGGTGGTGGACGACGCGGCCCAGGGCATCACCCATGTCGTGCGCGGCGAAGACCTGGCCGACAACACGCCGAGGCAGATCCTGCTGCAGCGTGCGCTGGGCCTGCCCACGCCGAGCTACCTGCACACGCCGCTGGTGCTTGGCGCCGACGGCGAGAAGCTGTCGAAGCAGAACGGCGCCACCGCACTGGACCTGCGCGACCCGGTGTCTGCGTTGCAGGACGCCGCGCGTGTGCTCGGCCTGGCCGTGGCGGCCGTTGATCTGAACGGCTTCCTGGCCGAGGCCGTGCACGCATGGCAGTGCACCCTGGCATGATGGCGGCCCCTGCGTTACCACTCCGCGAAAGTTCGCCATGATCACGACCGATTCCGGCCTCCAGTACGAAGACACCAAAGCGGGCGAAGGCGCCGAAGCGCGTGCCGGCCAGCACGTCACCGTGCACTACACCGGCTGGCTCTACAACGGCGGCGTCAAGGGCGCCAAGTTCGACAGCAGCAAGGACCGCAACGACCCCTTCCAGTTCGGCCTCGGCCAGGGCATGGTCATCCGCGGCTGGGACGAAGGCGTGCAGGGCATGAAGGTCGGCGGCACGCGGCTGCTCGTGATTCCGCCGCAGCTGGGCTACGGCGCGCGCGGCGCGGGCGGCGTGATCCCGCCGAACGCCACGCTGATGTTCGAAGTCGAACTGCTCGGCGTCTAGTTCGCCCTGCGCATGACCGTCCGCTACGACATCGTCCACACGACGGTCTACCGCTATCGCGAGCCGGTGAAGTTCGGCGAGCACCGGGTGATCTTCAGGCCGCGCGACAGCCACGACCTGCGCGTGCTCGCCACCGACCTGGAGGTCAGCCCGGAAGCGACGATCCGGCTGATCCAGGATCCGCACTCCAACTCCATCGCCATCGTGCAGCCGCTGGAGCCGGCGGAGGAACTGCGCATCGTCTGCAGCTTCACCATCGAACACGCGCACAGCCACAACCTCGAGCTGCCGCTGGCGCCGGGCGCGGAGTTCTTCCCCTTCGCGTACAGCGTCGAGGAGCGCTTCGACCTCGAACACTACCTGCGCCCGCACCATGACGATCCTCTGGGCCGGCTGACGGCCTGGGCACGGCAGTTCATCCGCACCGACGGCCCGACCGGCACACGCGACCTGCTGGTGCAGATGAACCAGCACATCCGCGAGAACTTCGAGTACGTGGCGCGCGACGAGGAGGGCACGCAGACACCGCTGCAGACGCTCGACCTGGGCAGCGGCAGCTGCCGCGACTTCGCGCTGCTGATGATGGAAGCGGCGCGACGCCTGGGCGTGGCCACACGCTTCGTCTCCGGTTACCTCTACGACCCGGCGCTGGACCTTCCCGCCGGAGCGAGCGCCGACGCTGCCGCCGCCGCGCCCACGGTCGGTGCTGGCAGCACGCACGCCTGGCTGCAGGCCTACCTGCCCGGCGCGGGCTGGGTGCCCTTCGACCCGACCAACAACCTGCTCGGCGGCAACACGCTGATCCGCGTCGGCGTGGCACGCGACCCGAGCCAGGCTGCGCCGATCTCGGGCTCCTGGTTCGGCGCCGCCGATGCCTACCTCGGCCTGGAAGCGACCGTGCAGGTGCACCGGCTCGACGAGGATTGAGCGCGTCGCCGGATTCGGCGATGCCAAGAAAAAGAGCCCGCTACTGCGGGCCCTTTTTGTTCAGCGTGTCGCTTCAGCGCTCGAAGCGGCTCGGGCGGCCACCGACCGGATGCGGCTTGAAGCCCGACTTGCGCGGGCCGGCCGAATCGTGCGGGCGGCGATCACCCGCCGGGCGGTCGAACGGATTGCGCGGCGCATCGCCCTGCGCGGCACGCGCGGCGAACGGCTTGTTGCCGAACGAGGGCTTCGGGCCGAAGGGCTTGGCGCCGAACGGCTTGCCGCCGAAACGACCGCGCTCGGGAGACGGGCCGCCGGCCGGGCGTCCGGGGAACATGCGCGGCTCAGGGCTTTTCGGCTCGAGGCCGGGCACGGTGGCCACGGCGATGTTCTGCGTCGTGAAGTGCTGGATGCGGCGGATCATGCCGGCGTCCATGCGCTCGGCCAGCGTCACCGCCAGGCCGTTGCGCCCGGCGCGGCCGGTGCGGCCGATGCGGTGCACGTAATCTTCGGCCTTCATCGGCAGGCCGTAGTTGATGACGTGGCTGATGGTCGGCACGTCGATGCCGCGCGCGGCCACGTCGGTGGCCACCAGCACGCGCAGGTGCTTGCTGCGCAGGCCCTGCAGCACGCGGTTGCGGCGGCCTTGCGGCATGCCGCCGTGCAGCGAGGCCACGGCGTGGCCGAGTTCGGCCAGGCGGTCGGCCAGCCAGTCGGCGTCACGCTGCGTGCTCGTGAACACGATCGCCTGCTCGAGGCTGCTCTCGGTCAGGATGTGATCCAGCAGGGCGTTCTTGTGGTGCGAGTTGTCGGCCCAGTGCAGGCGCTGCTCGATGTTGGCGTGCGTGTCGGTGTGCGAGGCGACGTCGATGCGCTGCGGCTCACGCAGCAGGTTGCGCGCGAGGTTGCCCACGTTGCCGGCGAAGGTGGCGCTGTACATCACCGTCTGGCGCTCCTTCGGCACCTGGTCGGCGATGGTGTTGATGTCGTCGATGAAGCCCATGTCGAGCATGCGGTCGGCTTCGTCGAGCACCAGCACCTCGACGTTGCTGAGCACGGCCTTGCCGGTGTTCAGGTGGTCGAGCAGGCGGCCGGGCGTGGAGATCAGGATGTCCAGCGGGCCGCGCAGCGCCTTGATCTGCGCCGGATAGGGCACGCCGCCCACGACGGTAGCCACGCGAAGGCCCGGCACATGGCGGCCGTAGGTGTCGGCCGCCTTGGCGACCTGCATCGCGAGCTCGCGCGTCGGCGTGAGCACGAGGATGCGCGGGCCGTAGACGATGCCCTTCTCGCGCCGCTTGGTGTTGTCGCCACGGGCAGCGAGGATGCGCTGCAGGGCGGGCAGGATGAACGAGGCGGTCTTGCCGCTGCCGGTGCTGGCCGAGACCATCAGGTCGCGACCTTCCAGCGCCGGCGGGATCGCCTGCGTCTGGACTTCGGTGGCGGTGTCGTAGCCCGAATCGGCCACGGCTTTGGTGAGGGCTTCGTGCAGGCCCAGGGTATCGAAACTCATCTTTCTCTTTCGCAATTCGGCGACGAAATACGCCGCCGGGCCGTCCATACGGGACGACCGGAACAGGTCGCGGGGAACGTTCGAGGGAACAGTCGAAGCGACGGCATCGCCGCCAACCGTTGCCCCAGCCTGAACGGCGAGAGAGTTTCGTGAATCGGCCGGCGCAGGGTGCGCGGCGTTTCCGAGACGAGGTCGTAGGAGATGAACGATTGCACCCGGATCGTTCCGAGTGCAGCCGCGCATTGTAGCCGGTTTGGCACTTCGATGCTGCGGCGCACCACGCGGCCGATTCCACATGACCTTGATCAAGAGCATCGCAGGGTGGCGCAGGCACACTGCCGCCCATGCGCGAAAGCCCCGCCCTGGTCGAATCCCGCCGCTTCGGCACGCGCACCGTGCCCGCGCTGCGGCCGCTGGGCTGGCTGGCCGCAGGCTGGCACGACTTCATGCGCTGCCCGCTGCCCGGCCTGCTGCATGGCCTGCTGCTGGCCGTGTTCGGTGCGGCGCTGTTCTGGGCGGCGCGCAGCCAGTTCTGGCTGCTGTCCGGCGCGTTCTCCGGCTTCCTGCTCGTCGCGCCGATCCTGGCCACTGGCCTGTACGCGGTCAGCCGCGCCCTGCAGCGCAGCGGCCGCGCCGACCTGGCGGTCGCGCTGCGCGCCTGGCGCCCGCGCGACGGGCGCCTGGTGGTATTCGGCGTGCTGCTCGCCTTCGCCGGCACCGGCTGGGTGATGACCTCGGCCTCGCTGATCACCAGCCTCGCGCCGACGCCTGTGCGCAACCCGCAGGACTTCGTGCGCGTGGTGCTGCTGGCCGATCAGGGCTATCTGTTCGAGATCTGGCTGGCGCTGGGCGGTCTGCTCGCCGCGCCGGTGTTCGCCTCCAGCGTGGTCGCCATCCCTTTGCTGCTGGACCGCGAGGTCGGCGTGCTCGCCGCGGTGTTCACCAGCTGGCGCGTGGTGATGGACAACCCGCTGCCGATGGCACTGTGGGCCGGGCTGATCATGGCGCTGACGCTGCTGGGCATGGCCACGCTGATGCTCGGGCTGGTGGTCGTGGTGCCTTGGATCGCGCACGCCAGCTGGCACGCCTACCGCGACCTGGTCGACACCTCCGGCCTGGCCGAGCGGCCCTGAGACCGGGACACGGCATGTTCGGCTACACCGAGG
Proteins encoded in this window:
- a CDS encoding flavodoxin family protein, encoding MSKIVIVYHSGYGHTRKIAEAVAYTAGASLLAIDAEGNLPEGGWEQLAAASMIVFGSPTYMGAASWQFKKFADASSKPWFTQAWKDKLAAGFTNSATLNGDKLSTLSYFFTLSQQHGMVWVGTGMHPKNAKAHTRDDINNLGGYSGLITATPSDASVDEMVPGDVATAKAFGQRLAEAAAKFAR
- a CDS encoding pirin family protein codes for the protein MITLRKSCDRGYADHGWLKSFHSFSFADYHDPKHMGWGNLRVINEDRIAPGTGFGTHGHRDMEIISYVLEGELAHKDSMGNGQAGGAHAGVIRPGDVQRMSAGTGVRHSEFNHAANETTHFLQIWIEPDALGVAPGYEQKRFEDADKRGRLRLVASPDGRDGSVSIHADAALYAGLLDGAESLELPLDPARRSYVHVIRGAVSVNGQPLRGGDAALLYQESRLALAEGQGAEVLVFDLAA
- a CDS encoding LysR family transcriptional regulator, with amino-acid sequence MPDRRNVLTPEALAMMDTIARTGSFAAAARELGKVPSALTYNVRQLEDALDVLLFDRSSRQAQLTAAGEELLTEGRRLLIEMDAVANRVRRVATGWETQLTIAVDVVMSQVTIFELCEAFYARCAEQNVEHGTRLRLRSEVLAGTWEALISGQADLAIGVGTQSQPPAGIEFALLGEMEFVFAVAPHHPLAAHEGPISDTELLRHRAVAVADSALRMSPITVNILPGQDVLTVSSTQAKIEAQIRCMGCGYIPEPMARPHVEAGRLVVKAVERTRQAAVMGYAWRAGVGSKGKRAPLGLALQWWLNQLESPATRRALLERHTGPWGG
- the gluQRS gene encoding tRNA glutamyl-Q(34) synthetase GluQRS, with amino-acid sequence MNAASYVGRFAPSPTGPLHAGSLVAALASWLDARAHGGRWLLRIEDVDTPRCVPGADTLIIAQLAACGLHADEPPLWQSTRGAAYQNALDRLLAAGWAYPCSCTRRDIDQALRARGTPKTRGAELVYPGTCRDGLHGRTARAVRMRTSLSAPEEECEIEWHDRRLGTQRQRLSDAVGDFVLKRADGLWAYQLAVVVDDAAQGITHVVRGEDLADNTPRQILLQRALGLPTPSYLHTPLVLGADGEKLSKQNGATALDLRDPVSALQDAARVLGLAVAAVDLNGFLAEAVHAWQCTLA
- a CDS encoding FKBP-type peptidyl-prolyl cis-trans isomerase, which encodes MITTDSGLQYEDTKAGEGAEARAGQHVTVHYTGWLYNGGVKGAKFDSSKDRNDPFQFGLGQGMVIRGWDEGVQGMKVGGTRLLVIPPQLGYGARGAGGVIPPNATLMFEVELLGV
- a CDS encoding transglutaminase family protein, with amino-acid sequence MTVRYDIVHTTVYRYREPVKFGEHRVIFRPRDSHDLRVLATDLEVSPEATIRLIQDPHSNSIAIVQPLEPAEELRIVCSFTIEHAHSHNLELPLAPGAEFFPFAYSVEERFDLEHYLRPHHDDPLGRLTAWARQFIRTDGPTGTRDLLVQMNQHIRENFEYVARDEEGTQTPLQTLDLGSGSCRDFALLMMEAARRLGVATRFVSGYLYDPALDLPAGASADAAAAAPTVGAGSTHAWLQAYLPGAGWVPFDPTNNLLGGNTLIRVGVARDPSQAAPISGSWFGAADAYLGLEATVQVHRLDED
- a CDS encoding DEAD/DEAH box helicase, giving the protein MSFDTLGLHEALTKAVADSGYDTATEVQTQAIPPALEGRDLMVSASTGSGKTASFILPALQRILAARGDNTKRREKGIVYGPRILVLTPTRELAMQVAKAADTYGRHVPGLRVATVVGGVPYPAQIKALRGPLDILISTPGRLLDHLNTGKAVLSNVEVLVLDEADRMLDMGFIDDINTIADQVPKERQTVMYSATFAGNVGNLARNLLREPQRIDVASHTDTHANIEQRLHWADNSHHKNALLDHILTESSLEQAIVFTSTQRDADWLADRLAELGHAVASLHGGMPQGRRNRVLQGLRSKHLRVLVATDVAARGIDVPTISHVINYGLPMKAEDYVHRIGRTGRAGRNGLAVTLAERMDAGMIRRIQHFTTQNIAVATVPGLEPKSPEPRMFPGRPAGGPSPERGRFGGKPFGAKPFGPKPSFGNKPFAARAAQGDAPRNPFDRPAGDRRPHDSAGPRKSGFKPHPVGGRPSRFER
- a CDS encoding DUF2189 domain-containing protein gives rise to the protein MRESPALVESRRFGTRTVPALRPLGWLAAGWHDFMRCPLPGLLHGLLLAVFGAALFWAARSQFWLLSGAFSGFLLVAPILATGLYAVSRALQRSGRADLAVALRAWRPRDGRLVVFGVLLAFAGTGWVMTSASLITSLAPTPVRNPQDFVRVVLLADQGYLFEIWLALGGLLAAPVFASSVVAIPLLLDREVGVLAAVFTSWRVVMDNPLPMALWAGLIMALTLLGMATLMLGLVVVVPWIAHASWHAYRDLVDTSGLAERP